The Marinobacter qingdaonensis genome includes a region encoding these proteins:
- a CDS encoding BCCT family transporter, translating into MGEVVKDEYQTDYVAGQDNINPFGLDLHAPVFPITAILVVLFVVGTLIFPSEAKSLLDGAKWDIIATFDWFFLISANIFVVVCLALIFMPVGKIRLGGMDAKPEFSTLSWFAMLFAAGMGIGLMFWAVAEPTAYYTGWYETPFNVEPNTPEAVDLAMGATMFHWGLHPWAVYSVVALSLAFFAFNKNMPLTIRSAFFPLLKDKVWGWPGHIIDVLAVVATIFGLATSLGFGAQQAASGLDYLFGTSSGINVQMAIIVGVTAVALVSVLRGLDGGVKILSNINMALAGLLLFFIIFAGPTMTVLETLWVTSSNYVGNVLQLSNPFGREDEAWFQGWTVFYWAWWISWSPFVGMFIARVSRGRTVREFVTAVLIVPTVITVVWMSAFGGTALEQIQNGIGALAADGLTDVSLAMFQMFANLPWTGIISFVGIILVLVFFVTSSDSGSLVIDSITAGGKTDAPTAQRVFWVVMEGAIAAALIFGGGEDALGAIQAAAISAGLPFTAILLIMTWGLLKGLTHERKLLLAKGEL; encoded by the coding sequence GTGGGCGAGGTAGTGAAAGACGAATATCAGACGGACTACGTCGCGGGCCAGGATAATATCAATCCGTTCGGCCTCGACCTTCATGCTCCGGTATTTCCAATCACGGCGATACTGGTCGTGCTGTTTGTGGTGGGTACCCTGATTTTCCCGTCCGAAGCCAAGTCGCTTCTGGACGGCGCGAAGTGGGACATCATCGCGACATTTGACTGGTTCTTCCTGATCAGCGCGAACATCTTCGTGGTGGTGTGCCTGGCGTTGATTTTCATGCCAGTCGGTAAGATCCGCTTGGGCGGAATGGACGCCAAGCCCGAATTTTCCACCCTGTCCTGGTTCGCCATGCTGTTCGCAGCGGGCATGGGCATTGGCCTGATGTTCTGGGCGGTGGCTGAACCGACGGCCTATTACACCGGTTGGTACGAGACCCCATTTAACGTGGAACCGAACACTCCGGAAGCCGTGGATCTGGCCATGGGTGCCACCATGTTCCATTGGGGCCTCCATCCCTGGGCGGTCTACTCGGTGGTTGCGCTCTCCCTGGCGTTCTTTGCGTTCAACAAGAACATGCCCCTGACCATCCGCTCGGCCTTCTTCCCGCTTCTGAAAGACAAGGTGTGGGGTTGGCCGGGTCACATCATCGATGTGTTGGCCGTGGTCGCGACCATTTTCGGTCTCGCGACATCCCTTGGCTTTGGCGCGCAACAAGCCGCCTCGGGCTTGGATTATCTCTTCGGTACGTCCTCTGGCATCAACGTTCAGATGGCGATCATCGTCGGCGTGACCGCGGTTGCTCTGGTTTCCGTACTGCGCGGCCTGGACGGCGGTGTAAAGATTCTGAGTAATATCAACATGGCGCTTGCAGGCCTGTTGTTGTTCTTCATCATCTTTGCCGGTCCCACCATGACCGTGCTGGAAACGCTGTGGGTAACGTCTTCCAACTATGTCGGCAATGTCCTGCAGCTGAGTAACCCGTTCGGTCGTGAAGACGAAGCCTGGTTCCAGGGTTGGACCGTGTTCTACTGGGCGTGGTGGATCTCCTGGTCACCGTTCGTGGGTATGTTCATCGCTCGCGTTTCCCGTGGCCGCACCGTCCGCGAGTTCGTGACCGCGGTTCTGATCGTGCCGACTGTCATTACCGTTGTCTGGATGAGTGCCTTCGGTGGTACCGCCCTGGAGCAGATCCAGAACGGCATTGGTGCCTTGGCTGCTGATGGCTTGACCGATGTGTCGCTGGCCATGTTCCAGATGTTTGCCAACCTGCCGTGGACAGGGATCATCTCCTTCGTGGGTATCATCTTGGTGCTGGTGTTCTTTGTGACCTCATCAGACTCCGGTTCACTGGTGATTGACAGCATCACCGCCGGCGGCAAGACCGACGCGCCGACTGCCCAGCGAGTGTTCTGGGTGGTGATGGAAGGTGCCATTGCCGCAGCGCTGATCTTCGGTGGCGGTGAGGATGCCCTTGGTGCCATCCAGGCGGCGGCGATCAGTGCCGGTCTGCCCTTTACTGCTATCCTGCTGATCATGACCTGGGGCCTGCTGAAGGGCCTGACCCATGAGCGCAAGTTGCTGTTGGCCAAAGGCGAGCTGTAA
- a CDS encoding ATP-dependent zinc protease codes for MGFKRMRTGFPLSKVVLASGFLVALAGCSSDRYLMVPKENLDGLSTSVQTQRATLVTMESNATVRHEQLLAKHEQSTESIIETIKSQVEKPSCPPMPPKTVCPTLDLSKGMAQRLKGKLIVGEVERIYLAATDHIYTARIDSGAETSSIDARNITRFERDGNNWVRFDVPIPGSDELVTLEKEISRRVKVTQAAAEDPERRIVVELQFAIGDHRQVAEFTLTDRYDLSFEVLIGRNVLRDVMLIDVGREFATKLPDSIVKNRNDS; via the coding sequence ATGGGTTTTAAACGGATGCGGACTGGGTTTCCCCTCTCAAAGGTCGTGCTCGCTTCAGGGTTTCTGGTGGCGCTGGCCGGTTGCTCGTCGGACCGCTACCTCATGGTCCCGAAAGAGAACCTGGACGGACTGAGCACCTCGGTGCAAACCCAGCGGGCCACCCTGGTGACCATGGAGAGCAACGCGACCGTCCGCCACGAGCAGTTGCTGGCCAAGCACGAGCAATCCACCGAGTCCATCATTGAAACCATCAAGAGTCAGGTGGAAAAACCCAGCTGTCCGCCCATGCCGCCCAAAACCGTCTGCCCGACCCTGGATCTGTCCAAAGGCATGGCCCAGCGATTGAAAGGCAAACTGATCGTGGGCGAAGTAGAACGGATTTACCTGGCCGCCACGGATCACATCTACACCGCCCGGATCGACTCTGGCGCCGAAACCTCTTCCATCGACGCCCGCAACATCACCCGGTTTGAACGCGACGGCAACAATTGGGTCCGCTTCGATGTGCCGATACCGGGTTCGGACGAACTGGTCACCCTCGAGAAAGAGATTTCCCGTCGAGTCAAGGTCACCCAGGCGGCCGCCGAGGACCCGGAGCGGCGCATCGTGGTTGAACTCCAGTTTGCCATCGGAGACCATCGCCAGGTCGCCGAATTCACCCTCACGGACCGGTACGATCTCTCGTTCGAAGTCCTCATCGGCCGCAATGTCCTCCGCGACGTCATGTTGATCGACGTCGGTCGTGAATTCGCCACCAAGCTGCCCGACTCCATCGTCAAGAACAGGAACGATTCGTGA
- a CDS encoding alpha-L-glutamate ligase-like protein codes for MGWISPRTLNRLGMLNMNRRNVDYIARYNERSSYPLVDNKLKTKLAVAEYGVKTPRLLQVVRQQHEISGFREMAEDLGGFAIKPAKGSGGKGITVITGRDGDDYIKASGSRLAAGDLERHLTNILAGLYSLAGTPDVAIVESLVESEPTLARFSFQGVPDIRIVVFRGYPVMAMLRLATKASDGKANLHQGAVGVGLDIGTGRSLNAVQFNRPIVLHPDTGHALENIDIDAWDEMLEMAARCYEATGLGYMGVDLVVDAKEGPLLLELNARPGLAIQMANGRGLLPRLRTIERLKRPHFTPRDRANYAMEVFAAL; via the coding sequence ATGGGCTGGATTTCACCGCGAACCCTCAACCGGCTCGGCATGCTGAACATGAACCGGCGCAATGTGGACTACATAGCCCGGTACAACGAGCGATCGTCCTACCCGCTGGTGGACAACAAGCTGAAGACCAAACTGGCGGTCGCTGAGTACGGGGTGAAAACGCCCCGGCTGCTGCAGGTGGTGCGCCAGCAACACGAGATTTCCGGCTTCCGGGAAATGGCGGAAGACCTGGGCGGATTTGCCATCAAACCCGCCAAGGGTTCCGGCGGCAAGGGCATTACCGTGATCACCGGGCGCGACGGCGACGACTACATCAAGGCCTCAGGCTCCCGCCTGGCGGCCGGTGATCTGGAGCGCCACCTCACCAACATCCTGGCCGGCCTCTATTCCCTGGCCGGCACACCGGACGTCGCCATTGTCGAAAGCCTGGTCGAGTCCGAACCCACCCTCGCCCGTTTCTCGTTCCAGGGCGTGCCCGACATCCGCATCGTGGTGTTCCGGGGTTACCCGGTGATGGCCATGCTCCGGCTCGCCACCAAGGCCTCAGACGGCAAAGCCAACCTGCACCAGGGCGCTGTCGGGGTCGGCCTCGACATCGGCACTGGCCGCAGCCTGAACGCGGTGCAGTTCAACCGCCCCATTGTCCTGCACCCAGACACCGGCCACGCCCTGGAAAACATCGATATCGATGCCTGGGACGAGATGCTGGAAATGGCCGCCCGCTGCTACGAAGCCACCGGGCTTGGCTACATGGGGGTCGATCTGGTGGTGGACGCCAAGGAAGGCCCTCTGCTGCTGGAACTGAACGCCCGCCCTGGCCTCGCTATCCAGATGGCCAATGGCCGCGGACTGCTGCCCAGATTGCGGACCATCGAACGCCTGAAGCGCCCGCATTTCACGCCCCGGGATCGGGCCAATTACGCCATGGAAGTCTTCGCGGCACTCTGA
- a CDS encoding AraC family transcriptional regulator has protein sequence MSNLTVSRHFVQAALGGAERLGVDTRPLLLEAGISPDLLRIEMARVSSDQFSHLLQLLWHRLDDEFMGFGPRRARSGTFATMCALAIDCPTLEAVYKQAFQFSRLFEPMVTMELETRGPKPQLVTRIEGEIDDPDYFLRESMLVIWHRLGSWLIGQPVELDKAEFDYPRPAHADEYRHIFHCALAFDSDRTALTFDRRFLSAPVIRDRSEMKQFLKTSPADLLSRPDESNTFTGKIRALIGRDFSKPLPDFEWIAAELHTSPQTLRRRLKQENTSFQEIKDLLRRDMAIYYLGRPELPINDIASKVGFTEPSTFHRAFKKWTGVTPGAYREGERGTLAN, from the coding sequence ATGTCCAACCTGACGGTTTCAAGACATTTTGTGCAGGCCGCCTTGGGCGGCGCTGAACGGCTGGGGGTCGACACCCGGCCGCTGCTGCTGGAGGCGGGTATTTCGCCGGATCTGCTGCGTATCGAGATGGCTCGGGTCAGCAGCGACCAGTTCAGCCATCTGCTGCAGCTGCTCTGGCACCGGCTGGACGACGAGTTCATGGGATTCGGGCCCCGACGCGCCCGCAGTGGCACCTTCGCCACCATGTGTGCGCTGGCCATCGACTGCCCGACCCTGGAGGCGGTCTACAAGCAGGCATTCCAGTTCTCCCGGCTGTTCGAGCCCATGGTCACCATGGAACTGGAAACCAGGGGTCCCAAGCCCCAATTGGTCACCCGCATTGAGGGTGAGATCGACGATCCGGATTATTTCCTGCGGGAAAGCATGCTGGTGATCTGGCATCGACTCGGCAGCTGGCTGATCGGCCAGCCGGTGGAGCTGGACAAGGCGGAATTTGACTACCCCCGCCCCGCCCACGCGGACGAGTACCGGCACATCTTCCACTGCGCCTTGGCGTTTGACTCCGATCGCACCGCGCTGACCTTCGACCGGCGCTTTCTGTCCGCGCCGGTCATTCGCGACCGTTCGGAAATGAAGCAGTTCCTGAAGACCTCACCGGCGGATCTGCTGTCCCGCCCGGACGAGAGCAACACCTTCACCGGCAAGATCCGGGCGCTGATTGGCCGGGACTTTTCCAAGCCCCTCCCCGATTTCGAGTGGATTGCGGCAGAACTGCACACCAGCCCGCAAACCCTCAGGCGACGACTGAAGCAGGAAAATACCTCGTTTCAGGAGATCAAGGATCTGTTGCGGCGGGACATGGCCATCTACTACCTGGGCCGCCCGGAGCTGCCCATCAACGACATCGCCAGCAAGGTCGGGTTCACCGAACCCTCAACCTTCCACCGCGCGTTCAAGAAATGGACCGGGGTCACCCCCGGGGCCTACCGCGAGGGCGAGCGGGGCACCCTCGCGAACTGA
- a CDS encoding inactive transglutaminase family protein: MKPRSRLPFYIGVFLLIAAGISLAVWRHVELGIPWLTGEQRPVWMIEARIDFDAANSAVQASLNVPEDPPGFRILMEQAASPGYGFSILDKSGNRTAEWTKRDVSGPQTLYFKAQFVPAETVSKNIPSREPSARNVFWEEPQATAVREVLAQASERSSTPESMTRELIRLMQPDARTQNTTLLVSEENYLDLLVDMLNHSGIPARTADGLKLEDARRRQSLKPFLQIYNGEQWLTFDPNTGEQGVPDSLLLWRQGSASLLDVVGGDNSEVSFSMLRQTVPALQLATMEVDSNGLGFLSFYALPIEEQSMFRMLLLLPLGALMVAFMRIVIGIRTSGTFMPVLIAVAFVQTTLVPGLIAFLSVVSIGLMMRGYLSSLNLLLVSRISALIILVIFITAGLSIFGYQMGFNTGMTVTFFPMVIIAWTIERMSILWEEEGAHEVIVQGAGSMFVAICAYLLMSAPLAGHLTFNFPELHFVILGLILLMGQYTGYKLSELKRFTPMKAYD; this comes from the coding sequence GTGAAACCCCGCTCCCGCCTGCCCTTTTACATCGGTGTCTTTTTGTTGATCGCGGCCGGTATTTCACTGGCCGTATGGCGTCACGTTGAACTCGGCATTCCCTGGCTCACCGGCGAACAGCGGCCGGTCTGGATGATCGAGGCCCGCATCGATTTCGACGCCGCCAACAGCGCCGTCCAGGCCAGCCTGAACGTGCCGGAGGATCCGCCCGGCTTCCGCATCCTGATGGAGCAGGCCGCCTCGCCCGGCTACGGTTTCTCCATCCTCGACAAGTCCGGCAACCGGACGGCCGAGTGGACCAAACGGGACGTCTCAGGCCCGCAAACCCTGTACTTCAAGGCGCAGTTTGTGCCGGCCGAAACTGTCAGCAAAAACATCCCGAGCCGGGAACCCAGCGCCCGCAACGTATTCTGGGAAGAGCCCCAGGCCACGGCGGTACGCGAAGTCCTCGCCCAGGCGTCCGAACGTTCCAGCACCCCCGAAAGCATGACCCGGGAGCTGATTCGCCTGATGCAGCCGGATGCCCGAACCCAGAACACCACCCTGCTGGTGTCCGAGGAGAACTACCTGGACCTGCTGGTGGACATGCTGAACCACTCCGGCATTCCGGCCCGCACCGCCGACGGCCTAAAGCTGGAAGACGCTCGACGCCGCCAATCTCTCAAACCCTTCCTGCAAATCTACAACGGCGAGCAGTGGCTGACTTTCGACCCGAACACCGGCGAACAGGGCGTGCCGGACAGCCTGCTGCTCTGGCGCCAGGGCTCGGCGTCGCTGCTCGATGTGGTCGGCGGCGACAACTCCGAAGTCAGCTTTTCCATGCTCAGACAAACCGTGCCGGCGCTCCAGCTGGCAACTATGGAGGTGGATTCCAACGGCCTTGGCTTCCTGAGCTTCTACGCGCTGCCCATCGAGGAGCAAAGCATGTTCCGCATGCTGTTGCTGCTGCCCCTGGGTGCCTTGATGGTGGCCTTCATGCGCATCGTCATTGGTATTCGCACCTCGGGCACCTTCATGCCCGTGCTGATCGCCGTAGCATTCGTCCAGACCACGCTGGTGCCGGGGCTGATCGCCTTCCTGTCGGTGGTGTCCATTGGCCTGATGATGCGCGGCTACCTCTCCAGTCTGAACCTGCTGCTGGTGTCTCGGATTTCGGCGTTGATCATCCTGGTGATCTTCATCACCGCCGGGCTCAGTATTTTTGGCTACCAAATGGGCTTCAACACCGGCATGACCGTAACCTTCTTCCCCATGGTCATCATTGCCTGGACCATCGAGCGCATGTCCATCCTCTGGGAGGAAGAAGGAGCCCACGAGGTCATAGTACAGGGCGCCGGCAGCATGTTTGTGGCCATCTGCGCCTACTTGCTGATGAGCGCCCCCCTGGCCGGGCACCTGACCTTCAACTTCCCCGAGCTGCACTTTGTGATCCTCGGCCTGATCCTGCTGATGGGCCAGTACACCGGTTACAAGCTGAGCGAGCTAAAACGGTTCACACCGATGAAGGCCTACGACTGA
- the rmuC gene encoding DNA recombination protein RmuC yields MLSRPEAMAGWMGMLVIALCVMAGLLIRASSEKRALVAEKAALEGERTDAERLLRETQHENALDRQQAEHLKRALDEQKQRLNRHEQDLEQWRQKATGLENRVAGLESDLEARRSRLGQLEREREAQQERAEQLSRELHEAQVALREQEVTLDKERRATTEKLELLERNRDALKQEFENLANKIFEQKSERFSQQTRTSLDTLLNPFRDQLQDFRKRVEDVYTTETRDRQALRSEIKSLQDLNRQITEEASNLTRALKGDKKIQGNWGELILERVLEKSGLRKGVEYETQGSYRDGENQLLRPDVVVHLPDSRNLIIDSKVSLLAYQQWVTEEDETVRETALKDHVEAVRNHIRTLSEKDYSQLNGLHSPDFVLLFMPIEPAFVAAFQQDENLFAEAFERKIIVVTPTTLLATLRTIENIWRYERQSQNARRIAERAGAVYDKLRVFVEAMERLGGQLHTAQGTYDSAMNTLTRGRGNLISQANRFVELGVRVKKELPKGIMDQAEVDAGDDPDRDTDSAPRRDSDESEAETETQAVGAEHQQE; encoded by the coding sequence ATGTTGTCGCGGCCGGAGGCCATGGCAGGCTGGATGGGTATGTTGGTGATCGCCCTGTGCGTAATGGCCGGGCTGCTGATTCGCGCCAGCTCCGAAAAACGCGCTCTGGTGGCCGAAAAGGCAGCCCTCGAGGGCGAGCGCACCGACGCCGAGCGACTGTTGCGCGAGACCCAGCACGAAAATGCCCTGGACCGGCAGCAGGCCGAGCACCTGAAACGGGCGCTGGACGAGCAGAAGCAGCGCCTGAACCGGCACGAGCAGGACCTGGAACAGTGGCGCCAGAAAGCCACGGGCCTGGAAAATCGGGTGGCCGGGCTGGAATCCGACCTGGAGGCCCGCCGCAGTCGGCTGGGCCAGCTGGAGCGGGAGCGGGAGGCCCAGCAGGAACGCGCTGAACAGTTGTCACGGGAGCTGCACGAGGCCCAGGTTGCGCTGCGGGAGCAGGAGGTCACCCTCGATAAGGAACGCCGCGCCACGACCGAGAAACTGGAGCTGCTGGAACGCAACCGGGACGCCTTGAAGCAGGAATTCGAGAACCTGGCCAATAAGATCTTCGAGCAGAAGAGCGAACGGTTCAGCCAGCAGACCCGCACCAGTCTGGATACCCTGCTCAATCCGTTCCGCGACCAGTTGCAGGATTTCCGCAAGCGGGTGGAGGATGTCTACACCACCGAAACCCGGGACCGGCAGGCGCTGCGCAGCGAGATCAAGTCGTTGCAGGATCTGAACCGCCAGATAACCGAGGAGGCGTCCAACCTGACCCGCGCGCTCAAGGGCGACAAGAAGATCCAGGGCAACTGGGGCGAATTGATCCTGGAGCGGGTGCTGGAAAAGTCCGGGCTGCGCAAAGGCGTGGAATACGAGACTCAGGGCAGCTACCGGGATGGCGAAAACCAACTGTTGCGTCCGGACGTGGTGGTGCATCTGCCGGACAGTCGCAATCTGATTATCGACTCCAAGGTGTCCCTGCTGGCCTACCAGCAGTGGGTGACCGAGGAGGACGAGACCGTTCGGGAAACCGCTCTCAAGGATCACGTGGAGGCGGTGCGCAATCACATCCGGACCTTGAGCGAGAAAGATTACAGTCAGCTGAATGGCCTGCATTCACCGGATTTCGTGCTGCTGTTCATGCCCATCGAGCCGGCCTTCGTGGCGGCCTTTCAGCAGGACGAGAACCTCTTCGCAGAAGCATTCGAGAGAAAGATTATCGTGGTAACACCCACCACCTTGCTGGCGACCCTGCGCACCATCGAGAACATCTGGCGCTATGAGCGGCAGAGCCAGAACGCGCGCCGGATCGCGGAGCGCGCCGGGGCGGTCTACGATAAATTGAGGGTGTTTGTCGAAGCCATGGAGCGCCTGGGCGGCCAGCTTCACACCGCCCAGGGGACTTACGACTCGGCCATGAACACCCTGACCCGGGGGCGGGGCAACCTGATTTCCCAGGCCAACCGGTTCGTGGAGCTGGGGGTGCGGGTGAAAAAAGAGCTGCCCAAGGGCATTATGGATCAAGCGGAAGTGGACGCCGGAGACGATCCCGACCGGGACACCGATTCCGCCCCCCGGCGGGATTCCGACGAGTCCGAGGCCGAAACCGAAACCCAGGCCGTGGGCGCAGAACATCAGCAGGAGTAA
- a CDS encoding LysR family transcriptional regulator, giving the protein MNVRHIELFQAILQTGTLTAAAELLNISQPAASKMLQHAEQQLGFSLFDRVRGKLQATAEARILQQKTESLFFDLQSLRRLAQSLRRGEESSLRLVCTPALAQDVLPAAICKWREAYPHVHCELATQHTSEIIQALLLREADIGLTLQHVEHSGLQTECLCLGGIRVIAPPGWWSEEDLRQSVNLQYLADKPLIGIDAQDGLGGLLRTHIQDLSPRPKINTWVQTYQLAKGLVEVGQGLALVDPLTAAQTGAGGKVQARCIEPRLTVPLYLLFRIGERTSLAGKALIQSIREYAKELFDD; this is encoded by the coding sequence ATGAATGTGCGGCATATAGAGTTGTTTCAAGCTATATTGCAAACGGGTACACTGACCGCTGCTGCTGAGTTATTAAATATTTCGCAGCCTGCCGCCAGTAAAATGCTTCAGCATGCTGAGCAACAGCTAGGGTTTTCTTTATTTGATCGCGTACGTGGTAAGCTTCAAGCAACCGCTGAGGCACGTATCCTCCAGCAGAAAACCGAGAGTCTGTTTTTTGACTTACAGAGCCTGCGCCGCCTAGCTCAGAGCTTGCGTCGTGGTGAAGAGAGTTCTTTGCGTCTTGTTTGTACGCCAGCTCTGGCCCAAGACGTATTGCCCGCGGCTATATGTAAATGGAGAGAAGCCTATCCTCACGTTCACTGTGAGCTGGCCACGCAGCATACTTCTGAGATCATTCAGGCGTTGCTTTTACGTGAAGCAGATATAGGCCTAACCTTGCAACACGTTGAGCATTCTGGTTTACAAACTGAGTGCTTGTGCTTAGGGGGCATACGGGTAATTGCCCCTCCTGGGTGGTGGTCTGAAGAGGACTTAAGGCAGTCTGTCAATCTTCAATATCTGGCAGATAAGCCGCTGATCGGTATCGATGCGCAAGATGGATTGGGAGGACTGCTTCGGACTCACATTCAGGATCTTAGCCCGCGTCCTAAGATCAATACTTGGGTGCAGACTTACCAATTAGCAAAAGGCTTGGTTGAGGTCGGCCAGGGGCTTGCCTTGGTTGATCCCTTGACCGCCGCCCAAACAGGAGCCGGGGGCAAAGTGCAGGCGCGTTGTATAGAGCCTAGGTTGACGGTGCCTCTCTATCTGCTTTTTCGCATAGGCGAACGCACTTCTCTTGCCGGAAAGGCATTGATTCAGAGCATACGGGAATACGCCAAGGAGTTGTTTGATGATTGA
- a CDS encoding FMN-binding glutamate synthase family protein translates to MEKTTTFPVRYTVYALSIVGFIVSTAIALLTDSGYLFALIFAALTALGTYDLLQRKHTISRNYPILANIRYFLESIGPEIRQYFIQSDTEERPFSREQRRIVYQRAKNVLDKRPFGSQLNMYEEGFEWMNHSLTPTHIQDSDFRILIGKHCAQPYSASVFNISAMSFGSLSANAILSLNTGAKMGGFYHDTGEGSISRYHRQPGGDLVWEIGSGYFGCRHKDGSFNEDMFRDNARLDQVKMIEIKLSQGAKPGHGGILPGAKVTPEIAEARGVAVGEDCVSPASHSAFTTPVELLEFVDHLRELSGGKPVGFKLAIGHPWEWFAIVKAMLETRRKPDFIVVDGGEGGTGAAPLEFINRLGMPMNEALLLVHNTLVGTNLRDDIAIGAAGKITSAFNIARTLALGADWCNSARGYMFSLGCIQALNCHTGRCPSGVATQDPRRSGKLDVELKSQRVFNYHKNTLDALQHLLEASGLRHPSELGPEHIVRRTSKTEVHSYMDLFHFLEPGALLDGETGMTVFDKYWPHATANTFEPPEFILKLRETKLR, encoded by the coding sequence ATGGAGAAAACCACCACGTTTCCGGTTCGCTACACCGTCTACGCGCTCAGCATCGTCGGTTTCATCGTGTCCACGGCCATCGCCCTGCTCACCGACAGCGGTTACCTGTTCGCGCTCATCTTTGCCGCGTTGACCGCGCTGGGCACTTACGACCTGCTGCAGCGAAAGCACACCATCAGCCGGAACTACCCGATTCTTGCCAACATCCGCTATTTCCTTGAGTCCATCGGTCCCGAGATCCGCCAGTACTTTATCCAGTCCGATACCGAAGAGCGTCCGTTTTCCCGGGAGCAGCGACGCATCGTCTACCAACGCGCCAAAAACGTCCTGGACAAGCGACCGTTCGGGTCACAGTTAAACATGTACGAAGAGGGCTTCGAATGGATGAATCATTCCCTGACGCCCACTCACATCCAGGACAGTGATTTTCGCATTTTGATCGGCAAACACTGCGCCCAGCCCTACAGCGCCAGCGTGTTCAACATCTCGGCCATGAGCTTCGGGTCGCTGTCGGCGAACGCCATCCTCAGCCTGAACACCGGCGCAAAGATGGGCGGTTTTTACCACGATACCGGGGAAGGCTCCATTTCCCGCTACCATCGCCAGCCCGGCGGCGACCTGGTTTGGGAAATCGGGTCCGGCTATTTTGGCTGCCGGCACAAGGACGGCAGCTTTAACGAAGATATGTTTCGGGACAACGCGCGCCTGGACCAGGTGAAAATGATTGAGATCAAGCTGTCCCAGGGCGCCAAACCCGGCCACGGGGGCATCCTGCCCGGCGCCAAGGTGACCCCGGAGATCGCCGAAGCGCGAGGCGTCGCCGTGGGAGAGGATTGCGTGTCGCCGGCGAGCCACTCAGCCTTCACCACACCGGTGGAGTTGCTCGAGTTCGTCGATCACCTCCGGGAGCTGTCCGGTGGCAAGCCGGTGGGCTTCAAACTGGCCATCGGGCACCCCTGGGAGTGGTTCGCAATTGTGAAGGCGATGCTGGAAACCCGGCGCAAACCCGACTTCATCGTGGTGGACGGCGGCGAAGGCGGCACCGGTGCGGCGCCCCTGGAGTTCATCAACCGGCTCGGCATGCCGATGAACGAGGCCCTGCTGCTGGTTCACAACACCCTGGTCGGCACCAACCTGCGCGATGACATCGCCATCGGCGCCGCCGGCAAGATCACCTCGGCGTTCAACATCGCCCGCACCCTGGCCCTCGGCGCCGACTGGTGCAACTCCGCTCGCGGTTACATGTTCTCCCTGGGTTGCATCCAGGCCCTGAACTGCCACACCGGACGCTGCCCGAGCGGAGTCGCCACCCAGGACCCTCGCCGCAGCGGCAAGCTGGATGTGGAGCTGAAAAGCCAGCGGGTCTTCAACTACCACAAGAACACCCTGGACGCCCTGCAACACCTGCTTGAGGCCTCCGGACTCAGGCACCCCTCGGAGCTCGGCCCGGAGCACATTGTCCGGCGCACGTCGAAAACCGAGGTGCACTCCTACATGGACCTGTTCCACTTCCTGGAACCCGGCGCCCTGCTCGACGGCGAAACCGGCATGACCGTCTTCGACAAGTACTGGCCCCACGCTACGGCCAACACCTTTGAGCCGCCAGAATTCATCCTCAAGCTGAGAGAGACCAAGTTGCGCTGA